The genomic region AGGCTTGAGAGGATGATTTTTTGTATTCTTTTATTACACGGCCGGCCGGCTTCGGCGGCGCGGCGCCGACGGCCGCCCTGTTCGTCGGATACGGCCGGGAGGGCGGGAAAAGATGAAATACAGCTTCGCCCCGATAATAGACGGCAGCTCGCGCGTGCTGATACTCGGCTCTCTACCCGGCGACCGCTCGCTCGCCGACGCGCGCTACTACGCCCATCCGCGCAACGCCTTCTGGCGGATACTGTACGGCTTTTGGGGGGAGACGCCGCCGGACGACTTCGGCGCGCGCTACGAATACATATTGCGCCGGAGGCTCGCGCTGTGGGACGTCGTGAAGTGCGCCGCTAGGGACGGCAGTTCCGACGGAAAAATAAAAGACGAGACGCCGAACGAAATCCCGGCGCTGCTTGAGTCGCACCCCGGCGTCTCGCTGATCCTCTTCAACGGCGGCTGCGCCTTTGCGAAATACGGCAAATATTTCGGAGCGCCGCAGCTTCCGTATCGGAAGCTGCTCTCGACGAGCCCCACCTGCGCGGGCAGGGACGAGGAACGGCGGCGGATGTGGCACGAGGCGCTGCGGCTCCGCTTCGCAGAAAATTTTTAAAATCCGCGCGGAGGGATACTGAACAAATCACTCGGAGGGGAAGATATGATCGAAATAAAAGTGAGAAGGGCATACGACGTCGACGTCGCGAGAATCGCGGAGATCGAAAAGGGCGCCTTTCCTCCTGAGGAAGCGCTCTCCGCGGATAGGCTGCGCTGGTGCTTCCACGCCTTCCCCGAGGGCTTCGCCGTCGCCGAAGCCGCAGGAGGAGGCGCCGTCGAAGCCGGCGAGATCGTCGCCGCGATGGTCTGCCGGCCGACCGCGCTGCGGCGGATAACGGACGAGATATATGAGACGAAAGAGCTGCCCAAGGGAGACACGTTTGCGATAATGACATTCATAGTGGAGCCAGGGCTCCAGCGGCAGAAGCTCGGCGAAAGGACGATCTCCGCGGCGCTCGAACTATTCCGGCGGAACGGAGTGAAAAATTTTTCCCTCGCCTGCAAAGATCACTTGATAAAATTTTACGGCAGGCACGGCTTCAAGCTTGCGGGCAGATCCGAGCTGAAACTCGGCGGCGCGCTCTGGTACGACATGTACCTGGGGCGGTAACCGCTGCGTGGCACTTTTCCCATGGGCTGCAAAGCGGGTTCATACGAACCCCGTTTTCAAAGTCGGGGCTATCCCGTTTGCGGGATAGATACCGACTCCGTATACTTCGTAAACTCTTCTTTTTGCGCCTTTCAATTCCTCGGGTCACAATCAACGGTGAAGTCGCAGTAGAGTTTCCCTACATCCGGCTCCAACTATACGGCATGAAAGTTTTTCTCGTGTCCGTGCATTTTGACAAACGCCCCGATGACGGCGCGGTTGCGT from Synergistes jonesii harbors:
- a CDS encoding DNA-deoxyinosine glycosylase, encoding MKYSFAPIIDGSSRVLILGSLPGDRSLADARYYAHPRNAFWRILYGFWGETPPDDFGARYEYILRRRLALWDVVKCAARDGSSDGKIKDETPNEIPALLESHPGVSLILFNGGCAFAKYGKYFGAPQLPYRKLLSTSPTCAGRDEERRRMWHEALRLRFAENF
- a CDS encoding GNAT family N-acetyltransferase — encoded protein: MIEIKVRRAYDVDVARIAEIEKGAFPPEEALSADRLRWCFHAFPEGFAVAEAAGGGAVEAGEIVAAMVCRPTALRRITDEIYETKELPKGDTFAIMTFIVEPGLQRQKLGERTISAALELFRRNGVKNFSLACKDHLIKFYGRHGFKLAGRSELKLGGALWYDMYLGR